Genomic segment of candidate division KSB1 bacterium:
CGAGCATCCCTCCCCCGCAGGTGGAAAGGAAGGCCAGCGCCGCCGCCTGCCAGGGGGAAAGTCCGACAAGCGCCGAGGAGAGAACCAGGATGTCCGGCCCGATGGGCTGGTACACCCCGGCGCTCAGTCCCAGGAGCACGATCGCCCACGGACCAAGATGGACAAGCCGTGCTAACCACTCAGCTCGTACCACGATCTACCCCCCCACCTGGCTGAGGACCTTCGGGCCAATCCTCCAAGGGGCGCTGGGGGCAGGCCATGCGAAGGGATATGCGTAAGTCTCCGGATCCGGCGCCTCCTGATCTTGTTTGCCGTCTGTGCTCTTTTTCAGGGCCGACGTGGTCCACGCCCGGCTCAGGTGTGTGGTGCGGGATTGCATGTTCCCGAACTTTGAGCGCTTCTGGAAGCAAACGGATCCTTCCTTGACATCGCTTTGCGGGCGCTCTATCTTGAAGATGTCGGGCATTCGTGGTCCGTCCTGGAGCGAGGGAGGGGGCAGAAGCCGTTCGCAGCAACGCGCACAGGGGAGGTGAAGGGCCGTGGCCAAGATCAGCACGGAGATTCCGGTGGAGAGGCTGATCACCAAGCAGGTGCAGCTGTGGGCTGTTCGGGAGAGGCTGCGGGAGCTCGGCAGGGAGCCGCTGAAGGACCCCTGGTCTTCTGGCTACGTGGCCATCTCGCGCAATGTGGGTAGTCGTGCCGGGCAGGTGGCGCAGATCGTCGCCGACGCGCTCGGCTGGCAGGTCTTCGGCCGGGAGATTGTAGAGAAGATCGCCTGTCAGGCGAATCTGCGGCAGAGCGTGGTGGAGAGCTTCGACGAGAAGAGGCAGAGCGAGATCCAGACGTGGATTCAGACCATCATTGACCGACGTGCCCTGGGCCCGGACCGCTATCTCCGCCACCTCCTGCAGGTGCTTTTGACGATCGCCCAGCACGGCCAGGCAGTGATCATTGGCCGAGGGGCCTACCTGGTCTTGCCGCCCGAGAGAGGGATCCGCGTGTGGATCACCGCCCCTCTGGAGAAACGGATCGAGGTGTTGCGCCGAGAGCACGGCATCAGCCGCGAAGAGGCCCGCCGCATGATCGAGACCAGCGACGCCGAGCGCAAGGAATGGTTGCGGCGGATGTTCCGCGCGGACGCTTGCGACCCCACGTGCTTCGATCTAATTGTCAACACAGGCTACT
This window contains:
- a CDS encoding cytidylate kinase-like family protein — protein: MAKISTEIPVERLITKQVQLWAVRERLRELGREPLKDPWSSGYVAISRNVGSRAGQVAQIVADALGWQVFGREIVEKIACQANLRQSVVESFDEKRQSEIQTWIQTIIDRRALGPDRYLRHLLQVLLTIAQHGQAVIIGRGAYLVLPPERGIRVWITAPLEKRIEVLRREHGISREEARRMIETSDAERKEWLRRMFRADACDPTCFDLIVNTGYFEPPQAAELILRALEERFGCPRPSFGGTK